The following proteins come from a genomic window of Kitasatospora sp. NBC_01246:
- a CDS encoding glutamate synthase subunit beta translates to MADPKGFLTTGKQLAERRPVDVRLRDWNEVYVERSLLPIISKQAGRCMDCGIPFCHNGCPLGNLIPEWNDLAYRDDFVGAIERLHATNNFPEFTGRLCPAPCESACVLGINQDAVTIKNVEVTIIDKAWDRGGVTPQIPERLSGKTVAVVGSGPAGLAVAQQLTRAGHTVVVYERADRVGGLLRYGIPEFKMEKRHINRRIEQMRAEGTRFRTGVHVGEDITGQQLRERFDAVVVAAGATTARDLPVPGRELKGIHQAMEYLPLANKVQEGDFVDSPISAKGKHVIVIGGGDTGADCLGTALRQGAASVTQLEIMPRPSDERPGHQPWPTMPMTYKVTSAHEEGGERVYAVNTTHFTGDEDGNVQELHLVEVEFRDGRFEPVPGTERAIPAQLVTLAMGFTGTDVKNGLVEQLGVDLDARGNVARDGKFATNVDGVYVCGDAGRGQSLIVWAIAEGRSAAAAVDKYLGGKTPLPAPIRPTDRPLVV, encoded by the coding sequence GTGGCTGACCCCAAGGGCTTCCTGACCACCGGCAAGCAGCTGGCCGAGCGCCGGCCCGTGGACGTCCGTTTGCGGGACTGGAACGAGGTCTACGTCGAACGCAGCCTCCTGCCGATCATCAGCAAGCAGGCCGGCCGCTGCATGGACTGCGGCATCCCGTTCTGCCACAACGGCTGCCCGCTCGGGAACCTCATCCCCGAGTGGAACGACCTGGCCTACCGGGACGACTTCGTCGGCGCGATCGAGCGGCTGCACGCGACCAACAACTTCCCGGAGTTCACCGGGCGGCTCTGCCCGGCTCCCTGCGAGTCCGCGTGCGTGCTGGGCATCAACCAGGACGCGGTGACCATCAAGAACGTCGAGGTCACCATCATCGACAAGGCCTGGGACCGGGGCGGCGTCACGCCGCAGATCCCCGAGCGGCTCTCCGGCAAGACGGTCGCCGTGGTGGGCTCCGGCCCGGCCGGCCTGGCCGTCGCCCAGCAGCTCACCCGGGCCGGGCACACCGTGGTGGTGTACGAGCGCGCCGACCGCGTCGGCGGCCTGCTGCGCTACGGCATCCCCGAGTTCAAGATGGAGAAGCGCCACATCAACCGCCGCATCGAGCAGATGCGGGCGGAGGGTACCCGGTTCCGCACCGGCGTCCACGTGGGCGAGGACATCACCGGCCAGCAGCTGCGCGAGCGCTTCGACGCGGTGGTCGTGGCCGCCGGTGCGACGACCGCCCGCGACCTGCCGGTGCCCGGGCGCGAGCTCAAGGGCATCCACCAGGCGATGGAGTACCTGCCGCTGGCCAACAAGGTGCAGGAGGGCGACTTCGTCGACTCGCCGATCAGCGCCAAGGGCAAGCACGTCATCGTCATCGGCGGCGGCGACACCGGCGCGGACTGCCTCGGCACCGCGCTGCGCCAGGGGGCGGCCTCGGTCACCCAGCTGGAGATCATGCCGCGCCCCAGCGACGAGCGCCCCGGCCACCAGCCCTGGCCGACCATGCCGATGACCTACAAGGTCACCTCGGCCCACGAAGAGGGCGGCGAGCGGGTCTACGCCGTCAACACCACCCACTTCACGGGCGACGAGGACGGCAACGTCCAGGAGCTGCACCTGGTCGAGGTCGAGTTCCGGGACGGCCGCTTCGAGCCGGTCCCCGGCACCGAGCGGGCGATCCCGGCCCAGCTGGTCACCCTGGCCATGGGCTTCACCGGCACGGACGTGAAGAACGGCCTGGTCGAGCAGCTTGGCGTCGACCTGGACGCTCGGGGTAATGTGGCCCGGGACGGGAAGTTCGCCACCAATGTCGATGGCGTCTACGTCTGCGGGGACGCCGGTCGTGGCCAGTCGCTGATCGTCTGGGCCATCGCGGAGGGCCGTTCGGCCGCCGCCGCGGTGGACAAGTACCTGGGCGGCAAGACCCCGCTGCCCGCCCCGATTCGCCCGACGGACCGCCCGCTGGTGGTCTGA
- the gltB gene encoding glutamate synthase large subunit: MHSANEPQAGAARPPYALVPDARPAAQGLYDPRNEHDACGVGFVATLTGIADHKIVEQALTVLRNLEHRGATGAEPDSGDGAGILTQVPDAFLRAKVSFELPAAGSYAVGIAFLPDEDEAAATAVAQIEAIAAEEDLTVLGWRDVPVTPDLLGATARSVMPRFRQVFLAKDGSAGITLDRLAFVVRKRSEREAGVYFPSLSARTIVYKGMLTTGQLEPFFPDLSDRLYASALGLVHSRFSTNTFPSWPLAHPYRFVAHNGEINTVKGNRNWMTARESQLATDLIPANKNGQGLDRIFPICTPDHSDSASFDEVLELLHLGGRSLPHSVLMMIPEAWENHATMEPARRAFYQYHSNLMEPWDGPACVTFTDGTQIGAVLDRNGLRPARYWITEDGLVVLSSEVGVLDIEQEKVARKGRLQPGKMFLIDTAEHRIVEDEEIKSALASEHPYAEWVDGGQIQLAKLPEREHIAHTHASVTRRQQTFGYTEEELRVILAPMARTGGEALGSMGTDSPIAALSEKPRLLFDYFVQLFAQVTNPPLDAIREELVTSLLSNLGPEGNLLTAEAASCRSVGITFPVIDNDELAKLVHINHDGDQPGLKAVTLSGLYKVATGGEGLAARLAEIAAEADAAIADGARIVVLSDRHSDAEHAPIPSLLLTSAIHHHLIRTKQRTQVSLLVEAGDVREVHHVALLIGYGAGAVNPYLAMESVEDLVAQGVFIEGVEPERAIKNLIKALGKGVLKVMSKMGISTVASYRGAQVFEAIGLSQELVGAYFAGTTTKLGGIGLDEIAKEVAARHAKAYPASGIPAAHRALEIGGEYQWRREGEPHLFDPDTVFRLQHSTRNRRYDIFKQYTDRVNEQSERLMTLRGLFRLDTLGRTPISVDEVEPVSEIVKRFSTGAMSYGSISLEAHETLAIAMNRLGGKSNTGEGGEDPDRLYDPERRSAIKQVASGRFGVTSEYLVNADDIQIKMAQGAKPGEGGQLPGHKVYPWVAKTRHSTPGVGLISPPPHHDIYSIEDLAQLIHDLKNANPAARIHVKLVSEVGVGTVAAGVSKAHADVVLVSGHDGGTGASPLTSLKHAGGPWELGLAETQQTLLLNGLRDRIVVQTDGQLKTGRDVVIAALLGAEEFGFATAPLVVSGCIMMRVCHLDTCPVGVATQNPVLRERFSGKPEFVVNFFEFIAEEVREILAELGFRTIEEAVGHAEHINAQAAIEHWKAAGLDLAPLFHVPELPEGAALHRTTTQDHALDKALDNQLIDLAQDALERGDAVRIQLPIRNVNRTVGTMLGHEVTKRYRGEGLPEGTIDVTFTGSAGQSFGAFLPKGITLRLEGDANDYVGKGLSGGVVIVRPAREAAAIGADAQSHVIAGNTIGYGATSGRVHLRGKAGERFAVRNSGATLVVEGVGDHGLEYMTGGRVVILGETGRNLAAGMSGGVAYVLDLRPANVNDGMVGIEAPSAADREWLRETVQQHYEETGSTVAAELLADWGSGVSRFSTIMPTDYKAVLAAKDAAERDGLSESETTRKMMEAARG; the protein is encoded by the coding sequence ATGCACTCCGCCAACGAGCCCCAGGCCGGCGCCGCCCGCCCGCCGTACGCGCTCGTTCCGGATGCGCGACCTGCTGCTCAGGGCCTGTACGACCCGAGGAACGAGCACGACGCCTGTGGCGTCGGCTTCGTCGCCACGCTGACCGGCATCGCCGACCACAAGATCGTCGAGCAGGCGCTCACCGTCCTGCGCAACCTGGAGCACCGGGGTGCCACCGGCGCCGAGCCGGACTCCGGTGACGGCGCGGGCATCCTGACCCAGGTCCCCGACGCCTTCCTGCGCGCCAAGGTCTCCTTCGAGCTGCCCGCGGCCGGCTCCTACGCGGTCGGCATCGCCTTCCTGCCCGACGAGGACGAGGCCGCCGCCACCGCCGTCGCGCAGATCGAGGCCATCGCCGCGGAGGAGGACCTCACCGTCCTCGGCTGGCGCGACGTCCCGGTCACCCCCGACCTGCTGGGCGCCACCGCCCGCTCGGTGATGCCGCGCTTCCGCCAGGTGTTCCTGGCCAAGGACGGCAGCGCGGGCATCACCCTCGACCGGCTCGCCTTCGTCGTCCGCAAGCGCTCCGAGCGCGAGGCCGGCGTGTACTTCCCGTCGCTCTCCGCGCGCACCATCGTCTACAAGGGCATGCTGACCACCGGCCAGCTGGAGCCCTTCTTCCCCGACCTGTCGGACCGGCTCTACGCCTCCGCGCTCGGCCTGGTGCACTCGCGCTTCTCCACCAACACCTTCCCGAGCTGGCCGCTCGCCCACCCGTACCGCTTCGTCGCGCACAACGGCGAGATCAACACGGTCAAGGGCAACCGGAACTGGATGACCGCCCGCGAGTCCCAGCTCGCCACCGACCTCATCCCGGCCAACAAGAACGGGCAGGGGCTCGACCGGATCTTCCCGATCTGCACCCCGGACCACTCCGACTCGGCCTCCTTCGACGAGGTCCTGGAGCTGCTCCACCTCGGCGGACGCTCGCTGCCGCACTCGGTGCTGATGATGATCCCGGAGGCGTGGGAGAACCACGCCACCATGGAGCCGGCCCGCCGCGCGTTCTACCAGTACCACTCCAACCTGATGGAGCCCTGGGACGGCCCGGCCTGCGTCACCTTCACCGACGGCACCCAGATCGGCGCCGTGCTGGACCGCAACGGCCTGCGCCCGGCCCGTTACTGGATCACCGAGGACGGCCTGGTCGTCCTCTCCTCCGAGGTCGGCGTGCTCGACATCGAGCAGGAGAAGGTCGCCCGCAAGGGCCGGCTGCAGCCCGGCAAGATGTTCCTCATCGACACCGCGGAGCACCGCATCGTCGAGGACGAGGAGATCAAGTCCGCGCTGGCGTCCGAGCACCCCTACGCGGAGTGGGTCGACGGCGGCCAGATCCAGCTCGCCAAGCTGCCCGAGCGCGAGCACATCGCGCACACCCACGCGTCGGTGACCCGCCGTCAGCAGACCTTCGGGTACACCGAGGAGGAGCTGCGGGTCATCCTCGCGCCGATGGCCCGCACCGGTGGCGAGGCGCTCGGCTCGATGGGCACCGACAGCCCGATCGCGGCGCTCTCCGAGAAGCCGCGGCTGCTGTTCGACTACTTCGTGCAGCTCTTCGCGCAGGTCACCAACCCGCCGCTGGACGCCATCCGCGAGGAGCTCGTCACCTCGCTGCTGAGCAACCTCGGCCCCGAGGGCAACCTGCTGACCGCCGAGGCCGCCTCCTGCCGCTCGGTCGGCATCACCTTCCCGGTGATCGACAACGACGAGCTGGCCAAGCTCGTCCACATCAACCACGACGGGGACCAGCCCGGCCTCAAGGCCGTCACGCTCTCCGGCCTGTACAAGGTCGCCACCGGCGGCGAGGGCCTGGCCGCGCGGCTGGCCGAGATCGCCGCCGAGGCCGACGCCGCGATCGCCGACGGCGCCCGGATCGTGGTGCTCTCGGACCGGCACTCGGACGCCGAGCACGCGCCGATCCCCTCGCTGCTGCTCACCTCCGCGATCCACCACCACCTGATCCGCACCAAGCAGCGCACCCAGGTGTCGCTGCTGGTCGAGGCCGGCGACGTCCGCGAGGTGCACCACGTCGCGCTGCTGATCGGCTACGGCGCCGGCGCGGTCAACCCGTACCTGGCCATGGAGTCCGTCGAGGACCTCGTCGCCCAGGGAGTCTTCATCGAGGGCGTCGAGCCCGAGCGGGCCATCAAGAACCTGATCAAGGCGCTCGGCAAGGGCGTGCTCAAGGTCATGTCCAAGATGGGCATCTCCACCGTCGCCTCCTACCGCGGCGCGCAGGTCTTCGAGGCGATCGGCCTCTCCCAGGAGCTGGTCGGCGCCTACTTCGCGGGCACCACCACCAAGCTCGGCGGCATCGGCCTCGACGAGATCGCCAAGGAGGTGGCCGCCCGCCACGCCAAGGCGTACCCCGCCTCCGGCATCCCCGCCGCGCACCGCGCGCTGGAGATCGGCGGCGAGTACCAGTGGCGCCGCGAGGGCGAGCCGCACCTGTTCGACCCGGACACCGTCTTCCGGCTGCAGCACTCCACCCGCAACCGCCGGTACGACATCTTCAAGCAGTACACCGACCGGGTGAACGAGCAGTCCGAGCGCCTGATGACGCTGCGCGGCCTGTTCCGCCTCGACACCCTCGGCCGCACCCCGATCTCCGTCGACGAGGTCGAGCCGGTCTCCGAGATCGTCAAGCGCTTCTCCACCGGTGCCATGTCCTACGGCTCCATCTCGCTGGAGGCGCACGAGACGCTGGCCATCGCGATGAACCGGCTCGGCGGCAAGTCCAACACCGGTGAGGGCGGCGAGGACCCGGACCGCCTCTACGACCCCGAGCGCCGCTCGGCGATCAAGCAGGTCGCCTCCGGCCGGTTCGGCGTCACCTCCGAGTACCTGGTCAACGCGGACGACATCCAGATCAAGATGGCCCAGGGCGCCAAGCCCGGCGAGGGCGGCCAGCTGCCCGGCCACAAGGTCTACCCGTGGGTCGCCAAGACCCGGCACTCCACCCCGGGTGTCGGCCTGATCTCCCCGCCGCCGCACCACGACATCTACTCCATCGAGGACCTCGCCCAGCTGATCCACGACCTCAAGAACGCCAACCCGGCGGCCCGCATCCACGTGAAGCTGGTCTCCGAGGTCGGCGTCGGCACGGTCGCGGCCGGCGTCTCCAAGGCGCACGCGGACGTCGTGCTGGTCTCCGGCCACGACGGCGGCACCGGCGCCTCGCCGCTCACCTCGCTCAAGCACGCGGGCGGTCCCTGGGAGCTCGGCCTCGCCGAGACCCAGCAGACCCTGCTGCTCAACGGCCTGCGCGACCGCATCGTGGTGCAGACCGACGGCCAGCTGAAGACCGGCCGCGACGTCGTCATCGCCGCGCTGCTGGGCGCCGAGGAGTTCGGCTTCGCCACCGCCCCGCTGGTCGTCTCCGGCTGCATCATGATGCGCGTCTGCCACCTGGACACCTGCCCGGTCGGCGTCGCCACCCAGAACCCGGTGCTGCGCGAGCGCTTCTCCGGCAAGCCCGAGTTCGTCGTCAACTTCTTCGAGTTCATCGCCGAGGAGGTCCGCGAGATCCTCGCCGAGCTGGGCTTCCGCACGATCGAGGAAGCGGTCGGCCACGCCGAGCACATCAACGCCCAGGCCGCGATCGAGCACTGGAAGGCCGCCGGGCTCGACCTGGCGCCGCTGTTCCACGTCCCCGAGCTGCCCGAGGGCGCGGCCCTGCACCGCACCACCACGCAGGACCACGCGCTCGACAAGGCGCTGGACAACCAGCTGATCGACCTCGCCCAGGACGCCCTGGAGCGCGGCGACGCCGTCCGCATCCAGCTGCCGATCCGCAACGTCAACCGCACGGTCGGCACCATGCTCGGCCACGAGGTGACCAAGCGGTACCGCGGCGAGGGCCTGCCGGAGGGGACCATCGACGTCACCTTCACCGGCTCGGCCGGGCAGTCGTTCGGCGCCTTCCTGCCGAAGGGCATCACGCTGCGCCTGGAGGGCGACGCCAACGACTACGTCGGCAAGGGCCTCTCCGGCGGCGTGGTGATCGTCCGCCCGGCCCGCGAGGCGGCCGCGATCGGCGCCGACGCGCAGAGCCACGTGATCGCCGGCAACACCATCGGCTACGGCGCCACCAGCGGCCGCGTGCACCTGCGCGGCAAGGCCGGCGAGCGCTTCGCCGTCCGCAACTCCGGTGCCACCCTGGTGGTGGAGGGCGTCGGCGACCACGGTCTGGAGTACATGACCGGCGGCCGGGTCGTCATCCTCGGCGAGACCGGGCGCAACCTGGCGGCGGGCATGTCCGGCGGCGTCGCCTACGTGCTGGACCTGCGGCCCGCGAACGTCAACGACGGCATGGTGGGCATCGAGGCCCCCAGCGCCGCCGACCGCGAATGGCTGCGGGAGACCGTGCAGCAGCACTACGAGGAGACCGGCTCCACCGTCGCCGCCGAGCTCCTGGCCGACTGGGGCAGCGGGGTCTCCCGCTTCTCCACGATCATGCCGACCGACTACAAGGCTGTGCTCGCCGCCAAGGACGCCGCTGAGCGCGATGGACTCTCCGAGTCCGAGACCACTCGCAAGATGATGGAGGCGGCACGTGGCTGA
- a CDS encoding VIT1/CCC1 transporter family protein, which translates to MTTLEPEAGQHPRVPAAGHHRDVNGGWLRPAVFGAMDGLVSNFALMTGVVGGAASSGTVVITGLAGLAAGACSMAAGEYTSVASQRELVQAEIEAERLELRRNPQGELAELAELYASRGVDPELAREVARQLSADPERTLEVHAREELGVDPNDLPSPWVAAGSSFVCFAVGALLPLLPYLLGATSLLPAVLLATGGLFLCGAVVARVTARTWWFSGLRQLVLGGAAAAVTYLLGMLIGGQVG; encoded by the coding sequence GTGACCACCCTTGAACCCGAGGCCGGGCAACACCCCCGCGTGCCCGCCGCAGGGCACCACCGCGATGTGAACGGCGGCTGGCTGCGGCCGGCGGTGTTCGGTGCGATGGACGGGCTGGTCTCCAACTTCGCGCTGATGACCGGCGTCGTCGGGGGCGCGGCCTCCAGCGGCACGGTGGTGATCACCGGCCTCGCCGGTCTGGCGGCCGGTGCCTGCTCGATGGCGGCGGGGGAGTACACCTCGGTGGCCTCGCAGCGCGAGCTGGTGCAGGCGGAGATCGAGGCCGAGCGGCTGGAGCTGCGCCGCAACCCGCAGGGCGAGCTGGCCGAGCTGGCCGAGCTCTACGCCTCGCGCGGGGTCGATCCGGAGCTGGCGCGCGAGGTGGCCCGGCAGCTCTCCGCGGATCCGGAGCGGACCCTGGAGGTCCACGCCCGGGAGGAGCTGGGGGTGGACCCCAACGACCTGCCCTCGCCGTGGGTCGCGGCCGGGTCCTCGTTCGTCTGCTTCGCGGTCGGCGCGCTGCTGCCGCTGCTGCCGTACCTGCTGGGAGCGACCTCGCTGCTGCCCGCGGTGCTGCTCGCGACGGGCGGCCTCTTCCTCTGCGGTGCGGTGGTCGCCCGGGTGACGGCGCGGACCTGGTGGTTCAGCGGGCTGCGGCAGCTGGTGCTGGGCGGGGCGGCGGCCGCGGTGACGTATCTGCTGGGCATGCTCATCGGCGGGCAGGTCGGCTGA
- the lgt gene encoding prolipoprotein diacylglyceryl transferase, with protein MDIAYIPSPSRGVLYIGPIPLRAYAFCIILGVVVAVWLGSKRWVARGGGKHTVGDIAVWAVPFGLVGGRLYHVITDNQLYFGEGKNPWNAFKIWEGGLGIWGAIAFGAVGAWIGARRRGVPLPAYADAIAPGIALAQALGRWGNWFNQELYGRETTLPWGLEIDKTLPNGEVVTGIYHPTFLYESLWCVGVAALVIWADRRFTLGHGRAFALYVAAYTVGRFWTEWLRIDEAHTFFGLRLNDWVAIAVFISAVVYLVIVGKKHPGREDPATIDPTVTGPSDAAEPVEAPGSSGDSPVASRPSDKKVDGESARSVAGSADKDAKNLT; from the coding sequence ATGGATATCGCCTACATTCCCAGCCCGTCGCGGGGTGTCCTCTACATCGGACCGATCCCGCTGCGCGCCTACGCCTTCTGCATCATCCTCGGTGTCGTCGTCGCCGTCTGGCTCGGCAGCAAGCGCTGGGTCGCCCGTGGTGGCGGCAAGCACACGGTCGGCGACATCGCCGTCTGGGCCGTGCCCTTCGGCCTGGTCGGCGGCCGGCTCTACCACGTGATCACCGACAACCAGCTCTACTTCGGCGAGGGGAAGAACCCCTGGAACGCCTTCAAGATCTGGGAGGGCGGCCTCGGGATCTGGGGTGCGATCGCGTTCGGCGCGGTCGGCGCCTGGATCGGTGCCCGCCGCCGGGGCGTGCCGCTGCCCGCCTACGCCGACGCCATCGCGCCGGGCATCGCGCTGGCCCAGGCGCTCGGCCGCTGGGGCAACTGGTTCAACCAGGAGCTGTACGGCCGGGAGACCACGCTGCCGTGGGGCCTGGAGATCGACAAGACGCTGCCCAACGGCGAGGTGGTCACCGGGATCTACCACCCGACCTTCCTCTACGAGTCGCTCTGGTGCGTGGGCGTCGCGGCGCTGGTGATCTGGGCGGACCGCCGGTTCACCCTCGGCCACGGCCGGGCCTTCGCGCTGTACGTGGCCGCGTACACGGTCGGCCGGTTCTGGACCGAGTGGCTGCGGATCGACGAGGCGCACACCTTCTTCGGGCTGCGGCTCAACGACTGGGTGGCGATCGCGGTCTTCATCTCCGCCGTCGTCTACCTCGTGATCGTCGGCAAGAAGCACCCCGGCCGGGAGGACCCGGCGACCATCGACCCGACCGTGACCGGCCCGTCCGACGCCGCCGAGCCCGTGGAGGCTCCGGGTTCCTCGGGTGACAGCCCGGTGGCGTCTCGCCCCTCGGACAAAAAGGTGGACGGCGAGTCGGCCCGGTCCGTCGCCGGGAGTGCCGACAAGGACGCCAAGAACCTCACCTGA
- a CDS encoding DsbA family protein, with amino-acid sequence MSEKNREGKRTARERMLADRAADEARGRRKKKLVIGGVVLAVIAAAVVTGVVVQNGRSKPETPTAAPAGTIGDKNLAVPVGAADAPAVLTVYEDPRCPACGTFEREFASTIDQLEDAGKIYTNYHIVSFIDRAVPGKGSKAGANALGCAQQAGHFRDYHDVLYRNQPDETNDAFGDKATLINLAKQVDGLATPAFEACVNDNTYGGWVSAVQQDFDKSSYKSTPTVLLNGQPIYPKNGNEEITPQNLVAWVDAANQGKKLGTPGSHGQSPAPTGTAPESNNPSPNAG; translated from the coding sequence ATGAGCGAGAAGAACCGAGAAGGCAAGCGCACCGCCCGCGAGCGGATGCTGGCGGACCGGGCGGCCGACGAGGCCCGCGGCCGGCGCAAGAAGAAGCTGGTGATCGGCGGTGTGGTGCTGGCGGTGATCGCCGCCGCCGTGGTGACCGGCGTCGTGGTGCAGAACGGGCGCTCCAAGCCGGAGACCCCGACCGCCGCACCGGCCGGCACCATCGGCGACAAGAACCTCGCCGTCCCGGTCGGCGCCGCCGACGCCCCGGCCGTGCTCACCGTCTACGAGGACCCGCGCTGCCCCGCCTGCGGCACCTTCGAGCGTGAATTCGCCTCCACCATCGACCAGTTGGAAGACGCGGGCAAGATCTACACCAACTACCACATCGTCTCGTTCATCGACCGGGCGGTGCCCGGCAAGGGCTCCAAGGCCGGGGCCAACGCGCTGGGCTGCGCCCAGCAGGCCGGGCACTTCCGCGACTACCACGACGTGCTCTACCGCAACCAGCCGGACGAGACCAACGACGCCTTCGGCGACAAGGCCACCCTGATCAACCTCGCCAAGCAGGTCGACGGCCTGGCCACGCCGGCCTTCGAGGCCTGCGTCAACGACAACACCTACGGCGGGTGGGTCTCCGCGGTGCAGCAGGACTTCGACAAGTCCAGCTACAAGTCGACGCCGACGGTGCTGCTCAACGGCCAGCCGATCTACCCGAAGAACGGCAACGAGGAGATCACCCCGCAGAACCTGGTCGCGTGGGTGGACGCCGCCAACCAGGGCAAGAAGCTGGGCACACCGGGTTCGCACGGGCAGTCCCCGGCGCCGACCGGCACCGCGCCGGAGAGCAACAACCCGTCGCCGAACGCCGGCTGA
- a CDS encoding MauE/DoxX family redox-associated membrane protein, whose product MAGPAAHLSQTEPAARRPWPAWTEWIGTAARLGLAVVWGWAGLAKIADPAEAAQAVRAYEILPESLVKPVGYALPFLELALALLLVIGLGVRLVAGVSALLLLAFIAGIASAWARGISIDCGCFGGGGAVDASQTEYLQEILRDTGFLLLAGWLIWRPRTKFSVDGWLAA is encoded by the coding sequence ATGGCCGGCCCGGCAGCGCACCTCAGCCAGACCGAGCCGGCGGCCCGGCGTCCGTGGCCGGCCTGGACGGAGTGGATCGGCACCGCCGCCCGGCTCGGCCTCGCCGTGGTCTGGGGCTGGGCCGGACTGGCCAAGATCGCCGATCCGGCGGAGGCGGCCCAGGCGGTCCGCGCGTACGAGATCCTGCCCGAGTCGCTGGTCAAGCCGGTCGGCTACGCCCTGCCTTTCCTGGAGCTGGCGCTCGCGCTGCTGCTGGTGATCGGGCTCGGTGTCCGGCTGGTCGCGGGCGTGTCCGCGCTGCTGCTGCTCGCCTTCATCGCCGGGATCGCCTCGGCCTGGGCGCGCGGCATCTCGATCGACTGCGGCTGCTTCGGCGGCGGCGGGGCGGTGGACGCCTCGCAGACCGAGTACCTCCAGGAGATCCTGCGCGACACCGGGTTCCTGCTCCTGGCCGGCTGGCTGATCTGGCGCCCCCGCACCAAGTTCTCGGTGGACGGCTGGCTGGCGGCCTGA
- the trpA gene encoding tryptophan synthase subunit alpha, whose amino-acid sequence MASKLSDVLAGAKAENRAALIGYLPAGFPTVDGGVRAVNALIEGGCDVVEIGLPHSDPVLDGPTIQTADDIALRAGVKIKDVLRTVQEVATAHPAAAVLVMTYWNPVDRYGTARFAADLAAAGGAGCILPDLPVEESEEWRKAAGEHGLDTVFVVAPSSRDKRLAEVTAAGSGFVYAAAVMGVTGTRAQVGNLAEDLVARTRATTDLPVCVGLGVSTAAQAAEVAGFADGVIVGSAFVQRILDADGDEPAALAAVRELAGELARGVRRR is encoded by the coding sequence ATGGCTTCGAAGCTCAGTGATGTCCTGGCCGGGGCCAAGGCGGAGAACCGCGCCGCGCTGATCGGCTACCTGCCGGCCGGCTTCCCGACCGTCGACGGCGGCGTGCGCGCCGTCAACGCGCTGATCGAGGGCGGCTGCGACGTCGTCGAGATCGGCCTGCCGCACTCCGACCCGGTCCTGGACGGCCCGACCATCCAGACCGCCGACGACATCGCGCTGCGGGCCGGGGTGAAGATCAAGGACGTGCTGCGCACCGTCCAGGAGGTGGCCACCGCCCACCCCGCGGCGGCGGTGCTGGTCATGACCTACTGGAACCCGGTCGACCGCTACGGCACGGCGCGCTTCGCCGCCGACCTGGCCGCCGCCGGCGGGGCCGGCTGCATCCTGCCGGACCTGCCGGTCGAGGAGTCCGAGGAGTGGCGCAAGGCGGCGGGCGAGCACGGCCTCGACACCGTCTTCGTGGTCGCCCCCAGCAGCAGGGACAAGCGCCTCGCCGAGGTCACCGCGGCGGGCTCCGGCTTCGTCTACGCGGCCGCGGTGATGGGGGTGACCGGTACCCGGGCGCAGGTCGGCAACCTCGCCGAGGACCTGGTCGCCCGGACCAGGGCCACCACCGACCTGCCGGTCTGCGTCGGCCTCGGCGTCTCGACCGCCGCCCAGGCCGCCGAGGTGGCGGGCTTCGCGGACGGCGTGATCGTCGGCTCGGCCTTCGTCCAGCGGATCCTGGACGCCGACGGGGACGAGCCGGCCGCGCTGGCCGCCGTCCGCGAGCTGGCCGGCGAGCTGGCCCGGGGCGTCCGCCGCCGGTAG